ATCTGGTATCTTCCGTAACAAATAAATCGAGGGAAAACATTTGGTTGTTTTTTGCAAAGATACAAATCCCATCAAAACTCACCGACAACCCTTGGGGGCCTGGAAGTCTTTTTTCTGTGATTACCTCTCCTTTTGGGGAAAGTAAAAGAAGCGAAGTCTCTTTATCATCACTATAGTCATCATGAAAGTTAAGAAGGACGATTGTATGTTTTCCATCAAACGTAAATACAGATAACACCTCCGATTCGATTGGCTTCTCTAACAAAAGATTTCCCAAAAAATCAATCATATAAATGCCGGAAAAATCACTTGTGATGACGATTCGATCTTCGGTTACAATGACAGGTGTTTTTGCCATTCCAAAGGAATGAGGCCCAAGAGTATCCGTAGCACTGAAGGGAAATTTTTTAATGGTTTCCAATTGGGAATCCAAAAGAAGGGATCCATCCAAAGAAAATGGCAAATAAACTCCGCCAGGAAATTCGATTGGTGGGGAAGCTAACTCTCGAACCAAAGAGATCCCCGAATCGTGCGTTTGTTTGAATTCCTTTTTCTCTCCTGTATTTGCTGATTCCACGATGGCATAATAATAGTAAAATTGATACTGCGAATCGATAAACACGGGATGGTAAGGAGATAAATATTGAAAAATAATTTCATCAGAAGAATTGATTCCTAGAATTCCTTTGAGTGTATGAAAGACGAGATTTCCTGATTCTGTTTCAAAAGCACGACCCGAAAAAATTTCAAATTTTGGTAATAAAATACTTCGGACTAATTTTCCCAATTTTAAATCATAAACTTGGATTTGGGATTTGTGGGGAAGATACAATGTATCGCCAAGTATCGTAAAACAAAAATTATGCGAAATTCTATTTTCTGAGACGTCACGTTCTTCTGTCGAAAGGATTTCGTAACACTTATAAGCAAGTGGTATGGATACAATGAGTTTGCCAAAGAGATCATAAAGACAGAGTGTATCTGGTTTGTTTAGTTTTGAAAAGTATTCTGAACCTTTCTGAAAGCCTTGGTAAGAACAAAGATATCCCGCTTGATAAAAAAGAATGGGGATTTCTAAACCTTCTAAAAACGGCCTCCGAATTTTGACTTTCCAAAGAATTTTCTTTTTGGTTAAATCGAAGGCTTGTAAAAAATATTTTTCATCTTGAGAAGTGATAAAAGCAAATTGATCCTTAGCGATGAATTCAGAAACTATGACGGTTTCATTTTCCTCCAATGAAAAAAGTTGACCGGCAGAAGTTGGGAATCCTTTTTTTTGGATTTCTTGGAATTCGTTCGGATACTTTTTTTGAAACCAGTTTAGCAGCCACCTTTTGATCGTAGAGGGCAAACTGGGATCACGTTGAAAGTATAAAGTCTTTAATGCCTCTCCTTCTGTATGGGATAGGATCTCTAAAATTTCTTCAAAGAATGAATAAGGAAATAAAGAATCTTTATGGGTGATGATTCCCGATACGGAGGGATTCCGAATCAATTCTGAACGCTGATCATCAATTCGCTCGGCCGTTTGTTCGTAAAACTCTGGGTAGGTGGATCTGGGATCACCTGTACCTCGGGTTTTGATCCACCAAAGGCTATGACAATCCTTACATTCATAGATTTCTTGAAATAGATTCACGGCAGTCCCTACGATGTCATCGATAGGAAACGAGTGTGTTTGTTGTTCGTCCCGTACTGGCTCTAATCGGGAAAAACGGGAAGATCCTTTCTGGCAAAATAAACAAGACATATCGTTTTAGGGAGTCTAGATCTATCTAGGAAAACTACTTAAGTCAAGTCCGATTCTAGCCAAACGAAATTAACGCATCCGAACACTTAGTTCTTGGCATTTTATTTCCAAGATTAGATTTTATCATTAAACCATGTCTCTACAACCCAAGACATACGAAGCCCTATTGGCAGATCTAAAACGTTTGGAAGACGAAAACCGAATGTTGAAACAGTCATTTATTGATACTTCATCGAAACATTCGAATCTCATCCATGCTCTCCAATTCACGCAGTTTTCCATTGATACAATTTCAGAAGCGATCGTATGGCTAGATGAAGATGGAAACTATGTTTTTGTAAATGATGCCGCTTGTAAAAACTATGGGTATACGAAAGAGGAATTACTTTCAATGAAAATGTTTCAAGTTGATCCGTTGTTTAGTGTGGATCGTTGGAATGCGCATTGGCAGGAAATTTTAGATCGCAAATCCTTCACTATCGAAACAATCAATAAAAGAAAAGATGGAACTCCTATTCCGATAGAAGTTACCGTAAACTTAGTAGAATACGACGGGAAACAATACAATTGTGCCATCATTCGCGACATAACGGAACAAAAACTTGGAGAGGACAAACTGAAACAATCGGCAATCCGATTGGCTGAGCTCAATTCAACCAAAGATAAGTTCTTTTCTATCATCGCACATGATTTACGCGGCCCTTTAGGAACCCAACGTGAATTTACCAAAATCTTAAGTGAAAAAGATTCCCATTTTTCAGAATCCGAAAGGATACATTATTTAAAGATGTTAGAGGAATCTTCAGATTTAGTTTATTCCTTACTGGAAAACCTATTGGACTGGGCTCGTTCCCAAAGCGGAAATATTACCTTCCAACCAACCTCTATTCTATTTTATGATCTTGTAAAAAGAGTGATCGGGCTTTTAAATCTATCTGCTAACAAAAAGAAAGTGAATATTGCAAACCAAATCCCGAAAGACCTATGTATAGTTGCTGATTTGTTTATGATTGAAACTGTGGTGCGAAATTTAATTTCCAATGCAATCAAATATAGTAACCCCAAGCAGAAAGTTGTGATCGGTATAGAATCACAAGAAACACCGATCCATTCAGGTCCCGTTGTATTTTTTGTCCAAGATGAGGGAGTAGGAATGGAAAACGAACAGATAGAGAATCTATTTCGTCTGGATAAAAAAAATTCAACACTGGGAACAGCTCACGAATCTGGAACTGGTCTTGGACTCATTCTATGTAAAGAATTTTTAGAGAAACATAATGGATCGGTTTGGGTAAAAAGTGAACCTGGAAACGGCTCTGTTTTCTTTTTTCAATTAGGACAAAGCACAAAAAATTGATAATTTCTCTTTTATGATTAAGAAATTTAAGGTTTTTATAAAATTTTTTTTTGATTCAGAATTATAAAATTCGTAAACTGTAACAAATGCGAAATTTCAGTAATAAAGTTTTCTTTTTTTTCTTTTTATTTATTTTCCCTCTTTCTGCTCAAAACGTTACGACAGACAGTGAACCTAGCGCAAGTAATACGAAGAAATCTTCTAACATTTTTGGCTCAGGACTAAAAGTATTGGAACTTGCTGGAGAGTTTATGCAAACTCCATCAGCAGGTGGTCCACAATCAGTATCTAGCATTTTAAATTCTGCTAGGGTGGCCGCAAGTTTTGCCAATTCCAATTCTGCGAACAATCTAAACCCTCCTGGTATCATCACGGAGAGTGCAGAATCTAGACCTACTTCGACTATCTCTCCCCGAATCAAATACTCTCACCAAATCTCTGAAGATTTTTTTATCGGATTGGTTTATGCAAAAGGAGAACATTATAACGACACGCGAACCAGTTTTAGTACGAATGGTCTCTATTTGAATGACAGGGTTCGCTCAGGAATTAATGAAGTTGGATTCAAAATTGGTATAGGTCCATTAAACTATTTAACCAATACAAGTTCCAATGAGTTTAGTTTTTCTTATTCAGAGTTATCATCTAAAGGCCCTTTCCAATCGTTTCAGCTGAAGTTTCCATTTTTAAGAACGGGAGAACAATCTGTCACAGAGGGATATGCTCTTTCCACTGGAACTGTAGAATTTAGAACCAAAAATTATGGAATGAATTTTGGATTTGTAGCTTCTTTAACAGATTGGCTCAACTTATATATGATAGGTGATCTCACCGTTTTTGCAGGACAATTAAAACTTGCTTCCTATGGTCTTGAAACCGCATCCACTGGGACATTAAATTCAAACAACCAAGTGGTGTTTAGTGCACCTGTCAATAAAACAGATTTAACCGTATTTCAATCCAAAGAAGGTTTAACCAGGGGACTTGGCGGTGCAACCGTTTCCTTTGAAATGGGGCTTGTTTGGAAATTCTTTGATACCTTTGGATTAAAGTATGGAGGTTTCTATCAAATGTCTTCTTTTAGTATTTCGGAAGTGAGTGGATACAATTGGGGACCTGGCAAAACGCCAGTGGAACTTAGCTCCGTTCCCAATATCAATTCTTCTCAAAGTTCCAAAGAATTTGGTTCTTATGGTGTGAATGTTTCCGTTGTAAAAAACTTTTAATCGCAATTTCCTGTCTTATTAATAGAGATTTTTATCTCAAAGACAGGATTAAATGAAACATAAATCCATACTATACGCTCAGAAACTCGACTTCCAATGGCCTACATCGGACCCATTTTTGTTTTGTGTTCATCATGAAGATTTTTATCCCAAAGGGAATGGAAAGTTTGGGCCCGACGCTTCCTTACAAGGAAGACAAATCGGTCAAGACTTTGCAGGCAAAGATGGATGGCGGATGTACCACGGAGAAAATATCCCGGGGTTTCCAGGCCACCCCCATCGCGGATTTGAAACGGTTACTGTAGTCCAAAGAGGCCTCATTGATCATGCGGATTCCCAAGGGGCTGCGGGAAGGTATGGCGATGGTGATGTACAGTGGATGACGGCGGGTGCCGGAATCCAACATTCGGAAATGTTTCCTTTGGTAAATGAATCCGGCGACAATACTTTGGAGCTCTTTCAAATTTGGCTGAACCTTCCTGCAAAAAATAAATTTGTAAATCCGCATTTCAAAATGTTTTGGAACGAGGACATTCCTATAAAAACGATAACTGATGGTGGCGGTAAAAAAGTAAAAATCAAAACTGTCGCAGGATCGTTGTTTGGCGAAAAACCATTGGATCCTCCTCCAGATTCTTGGGCAGGAGATCCAAAAAACGAAGTGGGAATTTATATTTTGGATTTAGATCCTGATGTCAGTTTTGTGATTCCTGGAAGTTCCAAAGGAAACAACAGAAACCTATACTACTTCCGAGGAGAAGGTATGATCTTAGATGATGTTGTTGTCCCTGGTAAACATATGTACAATCTCGAATCCAATGTTGAGGTGACATTGAAGAATGGATCAGAGCCTGGTCGGATTTTAATTTTAGAGGGAAAACCCATTGCCGAACCTGTGGTGCAGTACGGACCCTTTGTGATGAACAAACAAGAAGAGATCCAACAAGCGTTTGACGACTATCGCAAAACGCAGTTTGGTGGTTGGCCTTGGGATTCCTATGATCCAGTACATGTTGGCAAAGGTAGGTTTGCCCGACATGCTGATGGAAAAGAAGATTTACCCGCTTAAACGAATAGGAATTTCGATCGAGGGCCTAACGATCTGTTAGGCAACCCGTACTTGCATCTTTTACCATCTGGATGTACTTCCAAAGATATCCAGAGGTAATGCGGTAGGGTGGCTTCACCCATTTGGCTCTACGTTTTTCCAATTCTTCTGGGGAAATTTTGAGTTCGAGTTTGTTTGTCCTGGCATCAATAAGGATAGTATCCCCATCCTGGACGAATGCCAATTCTCCACCTTCCATAGCTTCTGGCGTGATATGACCCACAACAAAGCCATGACTTCCCCCAGAAAACCTGCCGTCGGTAATGAGAGCCACATTATCCCCAAGACCCGCTCCAATGATAGCAGAAGTGGGTTTTAACATCTCGGGCATTCCCGGTCCCCCTTTGGGGCCCACATAACGGATCACAACCACATGACCCGGTTTCACTTTCCCGTCTCGAATTCCGGTGTTGGCTTCCACTTCGGAATCAAAACAGATGGCTTTTCCTTCAAACATTTCACCTTCGTGGCCTGTGATTTTTGCGACGGCCCCTTTTTTGGCGATATTGCCATAGAGAACTTGGATATGGCCTTCTTTTTTAATGGGGTTACTGACAGGGCGAAGTAAGTCTTGGTCATGCGGAAGGTCTGGTAAACCTTCCAAGTTTTCAGCAATGGTTTTCCCTGTCACAGTGAGACAAGATCCATCAATCAAACCTTCGCGTAACATGAATTTCATGATCGCTGGTGTTCCACCGATGGCATGCAGGTCTTCCATGAGATACTTTCCGCTTGGTTTCATATCCGCAAGGAGTGGAGTGGTATCGGTTACTTTTTGAATTTGTTCTAAGTCGAGAGGGATACCCATAGTTCTTGCAATGGCGATCATATGGAGAGCTGCGTTTGTGGATCCACCCAAAATGGTTACCACTCGAAGGGCATTCAAAATGGATTTAGGAGTGATGATGTCGGATGGTTTGATGTCCTTTTCTAAAAGATTGTAGATATACTTTCCAATATTCATACATTCTTTCTTTTTCTCTTCACTGCGTGCGGGAGACGAGGAACTATAAGGCAAACTCATTCCCATGACTTCGATGGCCGTTGCCATTGTGTTTGCAGTATACATTCCGCCGCAAGCACCAGGGCCCGGGCAGGAATTTTTAATCACTTCTTTAAAATCATCTTCTGTGATTTTACCGTTAATTTTTTTTCCATAAGCTTCAAAGGCAGAAACAATATTTAATTTTTCCCCTTTGTAGTTTCCACCGTTGATGGTTCCGCCATACACCATGATCGAGGGTCGATTGAGTCTTGCCATGGCCATAATAGCCCCCGGCATATTTTTATCACAACCTGCGGTAAATAAAATTCCATCATAATAATGAGCACCGGCAATGGTTTCAATGGAATCGGCAATGATCTCCCGAGAAGGTAAGGAATAACGCATTCCATCGTTTCCGTTGGTGATCCCATCACTCACACCTATTGTATTAAAAAGTAAACCCACCATTTCTTTTGTATCCAACACGCTTTTCTTTTGCAGAGCAGAAAGTGTGGTAAGGTGCATATTACAAGGATTTCCATCAAATCCTGTACTTCCAATTCCAATGAATGGTTTATTTAAATCTTCATAAGGTACTCCAGAACCAATGATCATGGCTTGGGAAGCGGGAAGGGATTCGTCTTGGGTAAGAGTGCGGCTATATCGATTCAAAGTCATAATAATTCAATTTCCTTTGGATTAAAGACAAAGTGTAAGATGGCGAGGTTAAGGAAAGCGGATTTTGAAATTATGGATGAATCATTTCGACAAGAATTTTATTTTCATTATTTCCCTGGGCCAGATCCTTTTCCCAATCTTTAAATTCTAAATTCAAACAGCTGTTAGCACGATCACGATTGGTCTGTGGTAAAAAAGTATTGGCAGAGATGGATTTTGCTGCTTTGGCAATTTTACCACGAACCGATTCTAACCATTGGATCTCCGTAAAATTAGCAAATCTTGATCCACTGGTTGGTTGGAATCCTTCTAATTCACAGGATTCAACAACTCGAAATGTATATTGCGATTTGAATGAATCCGTTTCGGTAGTGCTAGTCGCTTTCAAATTTAAAATTCCTGATTGGAGGATGGATTCTTGGCAATCGGTAGTCCTTGATTGAATGGTTCTCATTTCATTTAATTGGACATTTAATTCCGTTTGGGTTAAAATGAGTTGGTTTACGGAACAAACTCCTAAGGGACGACGGCTACAAAATTGATTGTTCGCACCAAGTGCAGTATTGGTTTTGATACAATTCCCAGACTGCCGAACCAAATACAAAGTGGTTAGGTACAAGGATTGTTTGTTTTCTTCTTCTTTTTTCACATCCTCCCCACTCTCAAAACAAGAGGTAAAAAAAAGAACGAGTCCCAAACCATACATAACGAAGATCAATTTTTTCAAAATCGTACCTCCATTCCAATATTAATCAAAGGAATGATCGCCATTTTTCCGTTAGGCGTTTGAGAGATGATAAATGGGGAATTGACTGTATCATAAGTCGGTGCCGGGTTTTGGTTTCTTTGGTAATTTTTAGTATTATCAAATTCAAAACCGGCTTGGTTGCGACGACCATAAAAGTTCACAAATTCGATATAGGTATTGATATAACCCCAGGAATAGTTTTCGATTCGGTCAATCCGCAAATCAAATTGGTGGAAGGGTAAAAACCTGTCACTGTTATAATTGCCTGAATAGTTCGGGAAGTATAGATTTAAGCCAAAAGTGGCCGCTTGGTTAGCTCGTGTAGCACTGGTTATGGGAGTGTATGGAGTTCCCGAAAAATACCGGAACCTTCCTCCTACCATCCATTCTTGATTGAATTTATAACCAAATACTATATTTAAAATATGAGTTCTGTCCAAATCATACAATTGTTCTTTATCGTTATTGTAGATCACTTCTAGGTTGTTATCATCATAATAATTGATATAGTTGGTTCCCACCTTCCCTTGTGCGAGGAGGGTTCTAGATTGATTCAGTAAGGTTCTATTTCTCGTTTCATCACTGTTCATCCGAGACTGGTTATTGATTCGTTTAGTGATGGAGTTGGTGTAAGAGATCCAACCAAATAGTCCTGATTGTTCCCTCGGATCTTTTGTTTTTTTAATAAAAATTTCAATTCCTTCGGAATGCCCATACCCCGCATTGGAATAATTTAGATTTTTCGGTGTAACGGGATTAGCAAAGACTTTGGCCGTTTCATTCACAAAGATCCGCGTATCATTGTTCAAAGCGTAGGGATCTACAATATAGGTATCAGGAACTATGATATTTTGAAAGATATTTCGGAAACCTTCAATTTTGATCTGCCAAAGATTGGCAAACTCCTGACTGATCCCAATGGAATTGTGTTCGGAACGTTCCATATAAAGATTTGGATTTCCTGATTTTGCAGAAAGAGCTTCAATTGAAACTGGAGCATTGTAATGGATTCCGTGCCCCATCATAAAACCTGTTTTTGTCGATTCAAAGAGATACCCACCGGTGATCCTCGGAGCCAAATTAGTTTCCTTACTTCCAGAATAGTGATCCACCCGTGCACCAGGCGTTAGGCGAAATCCGGAATATTTAAAGGGTAATTCGACATACGCAGATTTTTCCTGGTAACGAATTCGATCCCCATCAATCACAGAACGGAAGGCCGCATTGGAATTCAAAAGATCATTAAATACATTGTAAAATAACCGGTTGTAAGAAGAGATGTTCTCACCTTTTAACGTTGTCTCACGAAACCGGCCTTGTACCCCGGCTTCTAGTTTGAGATGTTCTTCCCAGAGTTCCCATTCAAAAGCATTATGAACATAGGTAATCGAATCCGCAGTTCTGTTCTGTAATCCAAAGATATTTTCAGCAGTAAGCGGATTGGTAAACCTGAGTTCAAAAAATTCATTAAACGATGTGCGAGAATAAGATATTGTATTTCGAAAGGTTTTTCCTTTCCAGATATAACGAATGGCATCGGTGCGAAATAGACGATCCAGGCCCGTGGGAGGACGCGGGTCTTCCCCTCCTCGTTCCAAATCAGCTTGAGCTTTGGTATAAGCTTGTCTATCCCTTGTTCCAAAGGTTTGGATGGTCAGTCTGTGTTCCGAATTGATATCCCAAATGAGTTTCCATTGGTAGTCATGGTATTCAGCATATTTGGCATCTTCTGGAATTCCTTGTGGGTAGGCTTGTAATAGAACTAAGTTAGGATAATTTTTCCTTCCCGAACTAATCATGGCAAGGCCTGGAAGGAGTTTACTCTGGTTGTAAACATCGGATAAAAACAAATTGGTATTGATGATTGTTTTATTTTCATCCACACGGTCGGTTCCTTCAATGGCGATGATTCCACCAGTCGCATAACCATATTTAGCCGGAAAAGCTCCAGTAAATACATCGAATGATTTGATTAAATTATTATTTAAAACAGAAGACTGGTTTCCTAAATGGAAGGGATAAGGAAGGGGAAATCC
The sequence above is drawn from the Leptospira sp. WS4.C2 genome and encodes:
- the ilvD gene encoding dihydroxy-acid dehydratase yields the protein MTLNRYSRTLTQDESLPASQAMIIGSGVPYEDLNKPFIGIGSTGFDGNPCNMHLTTLSALQKKSVLDTKEMVGLLFNTIGVSDGITNGNDGMRYSLPSREIIADSIETIAGAHYYDGILFTAGCDKNMPGAIMAMARLNRPSIMVYGGTINGGNYKGEKLNIVSAFEAYGKKINGKITEDDFKEVIKNSCPGPGACGGMYTANTMATAIEVMGMSLPYSSSSPARSEEKKKECMNIGKYIYNLLEKDIKPSDIITPKSILNALRVVTILGGSTNAALHMIAIARTMGIPLDLEQIQKVTDTTPLLADMKPSGKYLMEDLHAIGGTPAIMKFMLREGLIDGSCLTVTGKTIAENLEGLPDLPHDQDLLRPVSNPIKKEGHIQVLYGNIAKKGAVAKITGHEGEMFEGKAICFDSEVEANTGIRDGKVKPGHVVVIRYVGPKGGPGMPEMLKPTSAIIGAGLGDNVALITDGRFSGGSHGFVVGHITPEAMEGGELAFVQDGDTILIDARTNKLELKISPEELEKRRAKWVKPPYRITSGYLWKYIQMVKDASTGCLTDR
- a CDS encoding pirin family protein, with the protein product MKHKSILYAQKLDFQWPTSDPFLFCVHHEDFYPKGNGKFGPDASLQGRQIGQDFAGKDGWRMYHGENIPGFPGHPHRGFETVTVVQRGLIDHADSQGAAGRYGDGDVQWMTAGAGIQHSEMFPLVNESGDNTLELFQIWLNLPAKNKFVNPHFKMFWNEDIPIKTITDGGGKKVKIKTVAGSLFGEKPLDPPPDSWAGDPKNEVGIYILDLDPDVSFVIPGSSKGNNRNLYYFRGEGMILDDVVVPGKHMYNLESNVEVTLKNGSEPGRILILEGKPIAEPVVQYGPFVMNKQEEIQQAFDDYRKTQFGGWPWDSYDPVHVGKGRFARHADGKEDLPA
- a CDS encoding ATP-binding protein — protein: MSLQPKTYEALLADLKRLEDENRMLKQSFIDTSSKHSNLIHALQFTQFSIDTISEAIVWLDEDGNYVFVNDAACKNYGYTKEELLSMKMFQVDPLFSVDRWNAHWQEILDRKSFTIETINKRKDGTPIPIEVTVNLVEYDGKQYNCAIIRDITEQKLGEDKLKQSAIRLAELNSTKDKFFSIIAHDLRGPLGTQREFTKILSEKDSHFSESERIHYLKMLEESSDLVYSLLENLLDWARSQSGNITFQPTSILFYDLVKRVIGLLNLSANKKKVNIANQIPKDLCIVADLFMIETVVRNLISNAIKYSNPKQKVVIGIESQETPIHSGPVVFFVQDEGVGMENEQIENLFRLDKKNSTLGTAHESGTGLGLILCKEFLEKHNGSVWVKSEPGNGSVFFFQLGQSTKN
- a CDS encoding TonB-dependent receptor plug domain-containing protein; this translates as MKNPRFHLYIFLVLLGGYQPAFADGNIEIVFQIVKSNSGKPVSNAVVISKKGKTSAVSNEEGIAKLRFPEPGYYEIKVSTADRTESVFREVRFKGQIILVTISEANLAGILVSGERDKTPLSRYGLVQDEIKRLPGVSGDSLKALQTIPGVVIGAPVGILPSVFTNIGTNLLTGNPYSNSERGDLSLRGGGTRQNQYYFDGFPLPYPFHLGNQSSVLNNNLIKSFDVFTGAFPAKYGYATGGIIAIEGTDRVDENKTIINTNLFLSDVYNQSKLLPGLAMISSGRKNYPNLVLLQAYPQGIPEDAKYAEYHDYQWKLIWDINSEHRLTIQTFGTRDRQAYTKAQADLERGGEDPRPPTGLDRLFRTDAIRYIWKGKTFRNTISYSRTSFNEFFELRFTNPLTAENIFGLQNRTADSITYVHNAFEWELWEEHLKLEAGVQGRFRETTLKGENISSYNRLFYNVFNDLLNSNAAFRSVIDGDRIRYQEKSAYVELPFKYSGFRLTPGARVDHYSGSKETNLAPRITGGYLFESTKTGFMMGHGIHYNAPVSIEALSAKSGNPNLYMERSEHNSIGISQEFANLWQIKIEGFRNIFQNIIVPDTYIVDPYALNNDTRIFVNETAKVFANPVTPKNLNYSNAGYGHSEGIEIFIKKTKDPREQSGLFGWISYTNSITKRINNQSRMNSDETRNRTLLNQSRTLLAQGKVGTNYINYYDDNNLEVIYNNDKEQLYDLDRTHILNIVFGYKFNQEWMVGGRFRYFSGTPYTPITSATRANQAATFGLNLYFPNYSGNYNSDRFLPFHQFDLRIDRIENYSWGYINTYIEFVNFYGRRNQAGFEFDNTKNYQRNQNPAPTYDTVNSPFIISQTPNGKMAIIPLINIGMEVRF